The following coding sequences lie in one Cloeon dipterum chromosome 1, ieCloDipt1.1, whole genome shotgun sequence genomic window:
- the Clbn gene encoding ribosome quality control complex subunit NEMF homolog: MKNRFNSLDLVCSVTELQKVVGLRLQQVYDIDHRTYLLKLQEKDDKAVLLIESGNRIHTTAFEWPKNQAPSSFSMKMRKHLKNKRLESLTQLGIDRAIDLQFGTGPAAYHLILELYDRGNIILTDCDLVILNVLRPHTEGEQIRFAVKEKYPQDRARTRQGAPDEEKLKELFANAKPGDPLKKFLVPNTDYGPALIEHVLLGVDFAPNVKFGKGFSLENDLGKLYSALCEADEILSSASTTPSKGYIIQKRESKVQEEGEILTNEEFHSMLFRQHEGKPYKEFEAFDTAVDDFFSSLEGQKIDLKALQQEREAVKKLDNVKKDLDQRLKALSEIQESDRHKAELITRNHEMVDHAILVVRSALAKQTSWADIARLVQEAKQQNDPVALAITNLKLEVNNITMRLCDPYGLVEDDEDDAALQPVIVDIDLDMNAHSNARRYYDQRRTAAKKQQKTVESQKKALKSAEKKTTQTLKDVKMAKSIQKVRKVFWFEKFFWFISSENYLVVGGRDQQQNELVVRRYLKAGDIYVHADLQGASSVVIKNPSGDPVPPKTLNEAGVMAICYSMAWEAKVTAGAWWVHSNQVSKTAPTGEYLTTGSFMVRGKRNYLPPTQLAMGFGFLFKLEDSSVARHLDERKIRTLDEDEMSEMSSVNEQEIELEGPDDEQDEAEASAEALKELAIEEERENEDSEAEEQEKNDASSTKIVEFPDTELKLPLLGESNTKTQPIDADTYVIGKTVSIPKKPIKKETEKDSKNESDAKQNQTQQQQMKRGQRGKLKKLKEKYKDQDEDERLLRMQILQGAEGSKPKKDKGGKKETEKPNSKQKQQAKKHKAGPFADTGIITEDVAPEEAIELESEAAPVTVDLETLNSLTGIPVSEDELLFAVPVVAPYNTLINYKFKVKLMPGTGKRGKAAKTALAIFLRDKTCSQREKDLLKSVKEQDLARNFPGKVRLSAPQMVKLKK, from the exons ATGAAAAACAGATTCAACTCTTTGGATCTAGTATGCTCTGTTACAGAGCTACAAAA GGTTGTTGGCCTGAGGTTGCAGCAGGTTTATGACATTGATCATCGAACATATTTGCTGAAACTGCAAGAAAAGGATGACAAGGCAGTGCTGCTTATTGAATCTGGAAATCGAATTCATACGACTGCATTTGAGTGGCCAAAAAATCAGGCACCCTCCAGTTTCAGCATGAAA atgagGAAACACTTGAAGAACAAGCGGCTGGAATCCCTCACTCAGTTAGGCATAGACCGAGCGATAGATTTGCAATTTGGTACAGGCCCTGCCGCATATCACTTGATTCTGGAATTGTATGACAGAGGCAACATTATCTTAACAGACTGCGACTTGGTGATTCTAAATGTCCTGAGGCCTCACACGGAAGGAGAGCAAATTAG ATTTGCtgtaaaggaaaaatatcctCAAGACAGGGCTCGCACCAGGCAAGGTGCCCCTGATGAAGAAAAACTCAAAGAATTATTTGCCAATGCCAAACCTGGAGATCCTCTGAAGAAATTCCTTGTCCCGAATACAG aTTATGGCCCAGCCCTGATTGAGCACGTTCTGTTGGGTGTAGATTTTGCTCCCAATGTGAAGTTTGGAAAAGGATTTAGTTTGGAGAATGACCTGGGAAAACTATACTCAGCACTGTGCGAAGCTGACGAAATTTTGAGTAGTGCTTCAACAACGCCatcaaaa GGATATATTATTCAGAAAAGAGAGTCCAAAGTCCAAGAAGAAGGCGAGATTTTGACCAACGAGGAGTTCCACTCAATGCTCTTCAGACAGCATGAAGGAAAGCCATACAAAGAATTTGAAGCCTTTGACACTGCAGTTGATGATTTCTTCTCTAGTCTGGAAGGacagaaaattgatttgaaggCATTGCAGCAA GAGCGAGAGGCTGTGAAAAAGCTGGATAATGTAAAAAAAGACCTTGACCAGAGGCTCAAAGCTTTGTCAGAAATTCAGGAGAGTGACCGGCACAAAGCAGAGCTCATCACCAGGAACCACGAAATGGTTGACCACGCGATTCTTGTTGTCAGATCTGCTTTGGCTAAACAG ACATCATGGGCAGATATTGCTAGACTAGTCCAAGAAGCAAAACAGCAGAATGACCCAGTTGCCTTGgcaattacaaatttgaaactCGAAGTGAATAATATAACAATGCGCCTGTG TGATCCATACGGCTTGGTAGAAGATGATGAGGACGATGCAGCACTGCAGCCTGTTATAGTTGATATTGATTTGGACATGAATGCCCACTCAAATGCCAGGAG GTACTATGACCAAAGAAGAACagcagcaaaaaagcagcaaaagacGGTCGAGTCACAGAAAAAAGCTCTGAAGTCTGCTGAAAAGAAAACCACTCAAACACTGAAAGATGTTAAAATGGCCAAGAGCATTCAAAAAGTTCGCAAAGTGTTTTggtttgaaaagtttttctgGTTCATATCCTCGGAGAACTATTTAG tTGTTGGCGGTCGAGATCAACAGCAGAATGAGCTAGTAGTGCGCCGCTATTTGAAAGCCGGAGACATTTACGTGCACGCTGACCTGCAAGGAGCCAGCAGCGTTGTGATTAAGAACCCAAGCGGGGATCCTGTGCCGCCTAAAACTTTGAATGAGGCCGGCGTAATGGCAATTTGCTACAGCATGGCTTGGGAAGCCAAAGTCACAGCTGGCGCCTGGTGGGTTCACAGCAATCAGGTATCCAAGACCGCGCCCACCGGAGAGTACTTGACCACGGGCAGTTTCATGGTCCGAGGGAAACGAAATTACTTGCCTCCTACCCAACTAGCCATGGGATTTGGATTTTTGTTCAAACTAGAGGATAGCTCTGTTGCTCGCCACCTTGATGAAAGGAAAATCAGAACCCTGGATGAGGATGAGATGTCTGAAATGTCATCAGTGAACGAACAAGAAATTGAATTAGAGGGCCCAGATGATGAGCAAGATGAAGCAGAAG ccTCAGCAGAAGCACTGAAAGAATTGGCCATTGAGGAAGAACGTGAAAATGAAGATTCTGAGGCAGAAGAACAAG agaaaaatgacGCCTCAAGCACAAAAATAGTGGAATTTCCTGATACGGAATTAAAACTTCCTCTTTTAGGCGAATC AAACACAAAGACTCAGCCAATTGACGCAGATACTTACGTTATTGGAAAGACTGTATCAATTCCCAAAAAACCCATTAAAAAGGAGACAGAAAAAG atTCTAAGAATGAGTCTGATGCAAAGCAAAATCAAACACAACAGCAACAGATGAAGAGAGGGCAACGTGGCAAACTAAAAaagctgaaagaaaaatacaaagacCAGGATGAGGATGAACGCCTTCtgcgaatgcaaattttgcaa GGAGCTGAAGGTAGCAAACCGAAGAAGGATAAAGGCGGGAAAAAGGAGACAGAAAAGCCCAACAGCAAGCAAAAGCAGCAGGCTAAGAAGCACAAGGCAGGGCCTTTTGCCGACACGGGAATTATTACTGAAGACGTAGCTCCAGAGGAGGCGATTGAGCTGGAAAGTGAAGCCGCGCCTGTGACGGTTGATTTGGAAACGCTGAACTCGCTCACTGGCATTCCAGTTAGTGAAGATGAACTGTTGTTTGCTGTACCAGTAGTGGCTCCCTACAATACTTTGATAAATTACAA GTTTAAAGTGAAGTTGATGCCAGGCACGggaaagagaggaaaagcgGCAAAAACGGCGCTGGCTATATTTTTGCGTGACAAGACGTGCTCACAACGAGAAAAGGACTTGTTGAAAAGCGTGAAGGAGCAGGACCTCGCAAGAAACTTCCCAGGCAAGGTCCGCCTTTCTGCTCCACAAATGGTGAAATTGAAGAAGTAA